The genomic interval ATTGGGTGCAACACTAGGAAGTTGATAAATGAAAGATCCATGAGGAATATCAGACATATATTCCTAAACCAAGTTCTTTGGGCTCTGTTTCAACCATCCATGGAGGCCTGTTGAGAAATAAGAAAGGTGATTATGATAATAGCAAAAGCTGAAGTACTAATCAAGATATGTACTGAATGGAATCGGTTCATTCATCGTACTTGTTCATTACAAAATTGATTGTCCCTTGGGCAGCACGTCTTAGAAGAACTTCCCTCGCCTCAATTGCTATTCCTTCGGGCTATATAGGgatgtgtttaattttaaagcCAATGATAAACTTTCAGGGTAAATATTGCAGATACTGTATATACCTCTTCAGGAAACCAAACTCCAGGTTGTGTGCTTCCCTCAAGAACAGCAAGAGCAAATGCAGCTGTCGAATACCCCACTGATCTGAATTGATAATTCAAAGATAACTCAAGATTTGAAGAATATATGGAGTTAATATTGCATAAAGGTAACTGGAAGTTGAATGAGAATGCCTCGTGAGGGGGAGGAGGAGAAGAATAAGGGGGTGTTTGGGCGAATAAGtggagttgtaaactcctaGAGCCCATAGTGTAAGGAGTTAGCTCTAGGAGTTAATATAAGATATAAAACTGATGTTTTTTTAGTAGTGGGACCTACATACTCCTTGGGCGGAACAAGGAGTGGAGTTCCAAACTCCCTACTTTCCAACTTTTTAGCCCGAACACCCCCTAAAAAGGGAGGAGGGGAAAACCCTTACTGGGAAAGTCTCCGATGACTGAAAATACCCACAGTGCTTCGCCCATTCGAACATTCCAAATCAACCTacataaaaagagaaaagtgTTAGGAAACTTTTTCTAAACAAGTAGGTTCAAACTTCATAAGAAACTTGGTGTCTCACCCTCATGGATACACGCTCTCCAACAAGACCATCAAGTGCTCGAACAAAAGGATCAAACAGTTGAACCAAATTTTGAACTTTGCTTCTATCTCTAAAATATTCCTGCATCATTCAGTCAATCTTCGATTGGTATAGGAGCCCTTGTTCATTGTAGGTGATGTTTGATTGGAGAGGTAAGTTGTATATTTTTTGGTTCTTGATAATTTTATATAGAAAACTTTCCATATTCTTGCACGATGGTATCCATCAACTGTAAGGCAGAGTAagaggtttcttcaaaatcggTGTTGTTTATAGAAAGTCACAATTAAACGCACAGTaagtttaataaatttatttagcAGCTGGAACGGTTGCAGGAAAGACTTCCTTTGGGGTTAACTTCGGACATAAAATTTGCAAGAGCTGATTTCAGCAGTTAATGTTAAAAATAGATCATTCAACTCGTACCAAAGGAAGAAGATTTGTCAAGGCCAACATTCCCCAATTCCAAAAAAATGGTGCAGTTCCGAAACGAGCACTGACTGTCGGCACTCCCAGGATATCATGCGCAGTTCTTACCTCTGGCAAATTCCTGAAATAAACATACTTTTACTCAAGATGCAACTTAAATGTTTCAAAACAAAGAAGTCAATTTGCCCCACAAGTGGCGTCAATTGCATGTAGTATATCACCAAGCAAGCAAAAACTGCAATCCTTAAAGTTTTTAAGGCAACACTGCAATCGTTAAAGTTGATAAAAGGAATGGAGGGCCATTAATAATATTCAGTTAACCATAAGTTGAAACCATCGGCTTAATTTAAAAGAGTTCTGCAAGTCTCGTCTTTGTCAAGATACATCACCGAAAAGATAAGtgaaatgtgatttattttgaAACACGAACTGCATAGCATTTCATTATTAAAACCGATGACCCAAACATCAGACAAACTAATTGTTTACCTCATTTTCTCCTCTCAAAAAACATCATGGGAAATAAAACCCCCACAATAAATGAAAcccaaattcaagaacaaaaaaaacATGAGGCAAACCACAGTTTGAACCATGCACAATTCTCTCTCTTCTGTGAATAATATATGACTCTAAGATTTAGATAATGGATTCCTATGATTATTGTAAGATATACACAGTTTCAACTATAAAAGCCTGTAGGTCTGTCCAAGAGCTTTCCTATGATTGGTTTAAGTAAATCAATATATACTTGTGAAATATTGCACAATCAACGCTTTGCTAAGTAGAATGAACTTACAGCAGAAATACATCTCTCTTCCCAATTCCTTTTCCGAAGTCAATGTTGAGCATTCCGCTGTAAGGTTTTAGTTTGAGCTTTTCCCCTGCTTCCAAGGTCATGTGTGGTGCATCAGTTGCCACTCAGAATGCAATTCATATTCAACATATTAACACAGACAGACACACAAGTTTCAGTCGATACTGACCTTTATTATAGGCAACCACCTCCTCTCCCAGAAGTAAGAAACTGGTAGCTAATATAGTTGGGCCAGCACCACCAGTGCCTACAGTGTAGTAGTAGAATCTGAGACAAGAATTTACATTTAGTTGCTGAAGAGAGAGCATCAcatcaatttttatatttagttaTATGAACAACTTCAAAGTTTTCTACTTTAACTGAAAGTTTTGCTGAAATGAACTCGCAAAGAAAGAAGACATTAAGATTCTAAACGTAGACAATAATTGGAACATCTCCAAAACATTTTACAATCATCCCAAATCATGCAAAATAGTATGCATGGCATGGTTTTGCTTCCAAAATActacaaaattaaaatggaCCAAAAAGGATATAGTGTAAATCCTTTCCTGCCTccataacaaatttaaaatgaaataggTACTTGATGATATAAAACATATGATGAAGGCATTCAAAAACGAAATCTTTTGATctagttttcttccattttcataCAAAATCTTGAAACTATGGAAACTCCTCATGAAAAAAATCCGTAATCTACTAGAAAGAtacaaaatgaacaaaatattataaatttttaatccCATGTTGGCAATGGGAATTTGTTTACCACCTTATTTACCAATACAATATTGAATTATAAGTGACGAGGAGAATTATGCTTTATTAGTCAAGAGGCTTATTGACCAGCCACGTGATATCAGGGACTTCACCTTAGCCTCTCGGGTTCACCCTTGCTTTCATCTCTCACAGCACGTACAAGCTCTGCTGCCATTACTGGCATGGTGCAACAGAAAAGACTATCAGTTAGACAAAAATATAGACATGAATATATTGCATTTACTTCccattaataactaaaattcgACCTATAACTACTGGCCCATTAGTTTACAAAATATCTTTGCTACATTATGTTCAGGGTCAAGGAATTGGTTAAACAGTGCATTACGTTTAGGGGACTTGGCATCATCACATAGTAGGAACTATCCACATAGGAATACACAATAAGAACGTGGATATTATATACCATTGCTCACTCCAGGATAAATGCCAGCAGTTGTAATGGCTGGAATGTTTGCATCTATAGCTTTATTCTTGAAAGATTTTGCATTTTGTGAATAGTTTGTATCATCACAAACATCAACATAGGCTGTCTGCAGATAGACAAATAAATTCATCAATATATGGTCATATAAGAGAGGTTTTTAATGCAAATGCAGCTCTTTCCTTGGTATTTATGGAAGCTTCAAGTACAGTGCACTTCTCTGTCTGCTGGAAAGGTCCAGCCGTATGAATTACAAGATCCACATCTGTAGTGACAGCTACAGATTTCAGTTAAGCGCCCTTGGTAGAAAAATGTTAAAGACATTTAAACACCTTTGGTTTCGGGTGCAAGGTTTGCACGTGTTTTGATTCAGACAGACATATCATAAATGAAGATATCTGCAactaaacaaaaaattcaaatatgtaTTTACATATATAAAGAATACCTTCATTTTTAATATTCTTAGACCACAAAAGAATCATTTATTACAATAAAATTACATGGTGAGAAAATAAAAGTAAGTAAAGGGATGAGGAATTAATCCTTGTATGCCATTTTACCAATCTTATTGTAAATAAACCATGATATTTTCAAAGACCACCAAAGTTCTGATCGGTTGACAGTCTTTGGAGTCAACATAAGAAAAGACAATGAAATTAATCATACACGACATCTAGAGACAATACCATGTTATTTGTCAGAGACTCAGAGctgaaactttaaaaaaaggaaTCAACTGTGCagtataaacaaaaaaatagaagGGCGTCAACAGGTGTAGGTGTGTCCATGT from Benincasa hispida cultivar B227 chromosome 10, ASM972705v1, whole genome shotgun sequence carries:
- the LOC120089463 gene encoding uncharacterized protein LOC120089463, which produces MAGAFFRLKTFSPIAMANADIELSLQLPQNVRNSRVLVLGGTGRVGASTATALSKFCPDLQIAIGGRNRAKGEAIVATLGRNSRFVEVDIENVEMLEAALRDVDLVIHTAGPFQQTEKCTVLEASINTKTAYVDVCDDTNYSQNAKSFKNKAIDANIPAITTAGIYPGVSNVMAAELVRAVRDESKGEPERLRFYYYTVGTGGAGPTILATSFLLLGEEVVAYNKGEKLKLKPYSGMLNIDFGKGIGKRDVFLLNLPEVRTAHDILGVPTVSARFGTAPFFWNWGMLALTNLLPLEYFRDRSKVQNLVQLFDPFVRALDGLVGERVSMRVDLECSNGRSTVGIFSHRRLSQSVGYSTAAFALAVLEGSTQPGVWFPEEPEGIAIEAREVLLRRAAQGTINFVMNKPPWMVETEPKELGLGIYV